TCCACGCTAGGAGAGACATGTGGTGGTATTGGTGGTGCCGTCGTCTGGGGCGGCACATTATCCAGGCTGCACTGGATGTTGTCGATactcttgctgctgctgggtgcCGGTGCTGGTGGTGCCGTAGCCTTGCTGGGTGTCTCCACGCCAGGTGAGGATTTTCGCGGTGGCAGGGGAGGAGCTACAACAGATGCTGCCGTTGCTGGTGTGCCCGGATCATGGAGATTCTGCAAGATGGCATACGAACTCGAGCTGGAGGcattgtcgctgctgctggtgctgctgtggctgcagTTCTGTGGCAATTTCTGGCCATAGGTGGAGTTGGCCACACAGGAGCCAATAAGCGGAGCACTCATCCTGTTGGTGTTCTTTTGACTGGAGCTGGCTCCGCCGCCATTGCTGAGCACCGCTGAAGCAGGAGGAGCCGAGGGCTGTGGCTGCtggtgttggtgctggtgttgggaggaggaggatgatgaTGCTGCCACTGATGCTACCGATGCTAGAGAGGCGGAGGAGGATGTGGAGGCggcggcgatggcgatggaggagcaggagctgctggGCAGGCTGAGGGTGGGCGTGCCGCCTGCATAGAGATCGTTTTGCACGGCCATCAGGCTGGGCGTGGTGCTCCGGCGTCCCAAACGTGGCGATGTGTGCGGACTGTGCTTCTCAGTCGCCACCGTGGACGAGGTGCTGAGTGCATGCAACGATGAAGTGGCTATGTTGAAGTCGCCCATATCCTAAACATATCCAGAACAGAAATCAGATTATAGGTCTCCTTGCAGTTCAGTGTATCACCAGGCATGgaataatgaaaaatgttttcgatCAAATCTCATGGACAACGATCTTCAATATTAGATAACTTTAGAAAGGAAGTGTAACTTAACATGTTTGATTTCTAGAACCTATTAAATAAGTTAACAAATGCGAAAACGTAAAGTTCAACTATTCCATGTGAAAATTGCCAACTGAACATTGTAGACCACTTAAGCAAATAGTTTGCCGATCATAGAGCATGCCGCTGGCTGGAGGAAATTGGCATGCACATCAAACAGAAAATCTGAGGAAAATAAGAGTCACTAGTAAAAACAGAGCTAAATCAATCAGTAAGAAAACATATAAATCAATTCAAaccaatatttaaatattcatattatgcatatattttgttttgattcagtttttttttttgttttgttttgtttgtggtTGTGTGGTTGTTTCGTTTTTAGCCGTAAACTTATTAAGGAAATCAAAAACTAATCgctaaatgtataaaaattgcattagatgtattatataaataatcgTTATAGTTATTGTGTACATTAATGCGATCTGATTTATGGTTATATTAAATTAACGAAATGAGCCGAAATGTGGGTTcgatttaaaatttgtaatcTAATACTTTTCGTTCGTATTTTTGATAGCAACGAGCGCTACAAATTCTGGCCTTGTGACACaggaaatcaaaaattaatttacataCAACATACAATCTAACTAAATTATCGATCGATTCGAGGCCTCCTATGTTTAGCCTAATTTCTAAAACCTTTTCggtttccttttctttttgttaataataaattacagTCTTAGGGCAGCGCGTTGGCtgcttacaaataaaattgaattgatgGGGGAAGTAAACGCACGCTACTACAAACTAAATGTATCTTTGGAAGTGTTAAACAATaaactaaaatgaaataaacacATAACGGAGTACAATGAATAAGAGAATGACTCTAGAGTAGGGATagatacaaaaatatactGAGGCATACAGGAGATAATCAAGTTCGATGTGGAAGAGAAAATTCCAAATACTACAGAACAGGTTACAATTATAAATTCCATAGTGCCTATGTACAAAAGTGCAATCGAGGGCGAATCGAATCGTATCGTATCGGATCGATTAAAATGATTCATAAACAGAGGCGAACGTGATCAATAGATAGAGGGAGCGTGAGAGAGGAAGAACGAGCAACTAAACGAACGCACACAAACCAAACCGGCGGAGAGAAAACAGAGGAAGCGATAGCAAACGATGGTTGATGAGCGACTTCCGGTCAAAGAACTTTAACTACGTTATGCATGTGCTCGATGGACAATGGTTGTGGTTGTGCTTGTGGTTGTGGCTGTGATTGggcgtgtgtgcgtgggtcTGTGAGTGTTAGTTGCATGAGTTTGgctaataatttaaatatgttacagctaaacaaacaaaattaaactCGAAACTGCCACTGCGAACTGCAGGCTAAACATTAAACTTATATAAACAATAGCAGTTGtaaaatctaaaatatataatgtatatataggCATATATAACTGTATAAACGAACCAAAGGTAATCATAAGagtaatatgtatataaatagcAGCACAGGCGGCAGCGGAGCAGGCGGATCAGGCTGATCAGGCTGTGAACAAAACTATACCTCAGTGTCGTCttcttcctgctgctgctgtcgccCATTGGTGACGTTCCGGTTGTGTTGCTTGCGCGGATCGAAGGCGTCCACGACGATCTGTTCGGTGCCCTTGATTTCGGCCCGACAGAAGGGACAGCCCTGCAAGAAATCCATTGTTAAGTGGGTGTTGTGGATGTTTAATACGCAATTAACTCCGCTCACCTGTCCCTCGGAATCCACTTGCCAGGAGGTGAGGCAGGGAGTACACAACAAGTGGCCACAGGGCTCGATGCGGATGTCTTTGTCGTTCTCCGCACAGATTTTGCACAGCTGAAAGGTGCTGCCTACAATGCCAAATGAATAATTgttaatacaaaaaaagaaagtggTTGTCATACGACAATAGCTTACCCATTTCACAGTATAGTTCGTATTGCTCTTGGGTTACGGTTATGTGGTCCTCGGTGGGACTTTGAACGGCAGACGACAGGTCCGGATTGTACGCTTGGCCATCTGGGTACAAGTAGAAGCCCTCTCTGGAAGTCAAACATAATGGTCAGCAACGAATAGACTTTTAGAATACAATTATAACTAGAGGCCTTAGGGGCCATTATATGATATTCTTTGGTAAACTACTATCTCTCACCGATGGCCATCGAGCAGCGCTTGGCACAGCGACTTGTTCTGGGGGATTGTCTGCAGAATCTCTCCCTCGGCAGTTACGTAGCCGATGGCCCATTGGCCAAGCCGCGTGCAGGAGAGCCGGAAAACGTAGCTGCCCGCCTTGAGGATGTAGCGCTGTAGGCGAGCCTTCACCTCGTCGTATGTGAGAAACGCCACGTAGCCCGGATGTGTGACGGCCAGTATTTGCCAGTTGCGTAGCAGTGTCACCCAAGGCTGGAAGAGGCGTGTGAAGACGTCGAACTCGAAGTTGGAAATGAAGTCGTTGCA
This portion of the Drosophila santomea strain STO CAGO 1482 chromosome 3L, Prin_Dsan_1.1, whole genome shotgun sequence genome encodes:
- the LOC120448189 gene encoding E3 ubiquitin-protein ligase CBL-B-B; protein product: MATRGSGTRVQSQPKIFPSLLSKLHGAISEACVSQRLSTDKKTLEKTWKLMDKVVKLCQQPKMNLKNSPPFILDILPDTYQRLRLIYSKNEDQMHLLHANEHFNVFINNLMRKCKQAIKLFKEGKEKMFDENSHYRRNLTKLSLVFSHMLSELKAIFPNGVFAGDQFRITKADAADFWKSNFGNSTLVPWKIFRQELNKVHPIISGLEAMALKTTIDLTCNDFISNFEFDVFTRLFQPWVTLLRNWQILAVTHPGYVAFLTYDEVKARLQRYILKAGSYVFRLSCTRLGQWAIGYVTAEGEILQTIPQNKSLCQALLDGHREGFYLYPDGQAYNPDLSSAVQSPTEDHITVTQEQYELYCEMGSTFQLCKICAENDKDIRIEPCGHLLCTPCLTSWQVDSEGQGCPFCRAEIKGTEQIVVDAFDPRKQHNRNVTNGRQQQQEEDDTEDMGDFNIATSSLHALSTSSTVATEKHSPHTSPRLGRRSTTPSLMAVQNDLYAGGTPTLSLPSSSCSSIAIAAASTSSSASLASVASVAASSSSSSQHQHQHQQPQPSAPPASAVLSNGGGASSSQKNTNRMSAPLIGSCVANSTYGQKLPQNCSHSSTSSSDNASSSSSYAILQNLHDPGTPATAASVVAPPLPPRKSSPGVETPSKATAPPAPAPSSSKSIDNIQCSLDNVPPQTTAPPIPPHVSPSVDTLAEDLMRQQLIATSTTSPVLSLLDEDIVEVGPAETISGVIDTRPLEARGVTLSRQDSASSHYTQLCTTSSGGSAAALANGKKASSAKQSQTTTTTSAAAAAMAGNGSNPVQQSQSQPQPLLYANVTINQKDCGTVPYENINLEYIARLMNAGYSKENAITALGISRNNIEMAGDILREFVSKNSA